GCGCGCGATTCGGGCACCGATGATCCCTGCGCTCCGGGCGTTCGCGTACTCGGACAGCGCCGAGCGCTTCACGTGCCCCCGTCTCGTGGCGATGACGAGGAACCGGTCATCGGCGAAGGTCTCCGCTGCGAGCAGCGCGACGATCTCGTCCCCCAGCTCCAGCTCGATGAACTCTTCCACGTGGCGGCCCCGAGAACTCCGCGTGCCCCTCGGCAGCGCCGAGACGGGTAGCGCGTGCGCGTTGCCGCGGGCCGTGATCGCGAGGAGCGTATGCGCTCCCCGCGTCAGGAACGCGTGGCGTGCGAAGTCGCCTTCGCGGGCGGACAGCACTTCGGCGCCCGCCATCCCCCCGCCGGTCGCGGCCGGCTGCGCCTTCACGTAGCCGCCGCGACTCACCAGCACCAGCTGCGCCTCGCCCCCGCCACCCTTCGACAGCCGGAACTCCGCGTCATCGTCGAGAATCTCCGTCCGCCTGGGGTCGTTGTAGCGGCGTGCGAGCTCCCGGATCTCGTCGCGGAGGAATCCCCGCCGGGCCGCCTCGTCCTCCACGAGCGCGGTCAGACGCGTGATCTCCTCCCGCAGCGCCTGCAGTTCCTCCGCCAGCCTGTCCCGCTCCAGACCCGTCAGCCGGACGAGCCGCATCGCAAGAATCGCGTCCGCCTGCCGCTCCGTGAGGCTGAACGCCGCGAGGAGTGCCTTCCGCGCGCCTGCCGGCGTCTTCGAGCCGCGGATGATGTCGATGACGCGGTCGATTTCGTCGAGCGCCGTCCGCAGCCCCTCGACGACGTGGGCGCGGTCCCGGGCGCGGGCGAGGTCGTGCGCCGCGCCGCGGCGGATCACGGAGAGGCGGTGGTCGATCCACGTACCGAGGACTGTTCTCAGGTCCAGCTCCTCGGGCTTGCCATCGACGAGCGCGAGCATGATGACGCCGAACGTGTAGCGGAGCTGCGTCTTCTTGAACAGGGTCGCGAGCACCTTCTTCGGCTTCGCGTCGCGCTTGAGTTCGATCACGAGCCGGATTCCGTCCCGGTCCGACTCGTCGCGCAGGTCGGTGATCGCGTCCGCCCGCCCGGCGCGCACGAGCTTCGTGATCTGCTCAATAACGCGCGTCTTGTTCACCTGGTAGGGAAGTTCCGTGACGATCAGCGAACTCTTCCCGAACCGACCTTCCTCCAGGTGGACCCTCGCGCGCATGTCGAGTCGTCCGCGCCCGGTCCGGTAGGCGGACTCGATGCCGGCCCGGCCCTGGATGTATGCGCCCGTCGGGAAGTCCGGCCCGGGCAGGCGGGCGAGGAGCTCGTCGCTGTCGCAATGCGGGTTCGCGACGAGGTGGTCGACCGCGGCGAGGAGCTCCCCCGCGTTGTGCGGCGGGATCTTCGTCGCCATGCCGACCGCGATCCCGTCGCTGCCGTTCAGCAGGAGGTGCGGCAGCCGGCAGGGCAGAACCACCGGTTCGGTCAGGCGCCCATCGAAGTTGGGCCGCGTGTCGACGGTGTCGCGCTCAATGTCGGCGAGGAGGTCCATCGCGACCGGCGTCATCCGCACTTCCGTGTAGCGGTAGGCGGCGGCCGAATCGCCATCGATCGAACCGAAGTTACCCTGGCCGTCGATGAGCGGATAGCGCAGCGAGAAGTCCTGGACCATGCGGACGATGGTGTCGTACACCGCGCCATCCCCATGCGGGTGATACCGGCCCAGCACGTCGCCCACGACCGTCGCGCTTTTCTTGTGCGGGCGCGAGGGGCGCATCCCTTCCTCAAGCATCGCGTACAGGATTCGGCGGTGAACGGGCTTCAGACCGTCGCGGGCATCGGGGAGCGCACGCTGCACGATGACGCTCATCGAGTAGTCGATGAACGACTCGCGCATCTCCTGCTCGAGCGCGCGGCGTTCGATGCGTTCGTGCTGCAGGGTGCCTTGCGTCACTGCCGTGCCTCCTCTTCCACCTCAACCATCCTCGTCATCATCATCCCGCGCCGGCCCCGGCCGGCGGGACCCTGTGCTACTCACACAGCAGGTCGGCGGTCGCGCGCTGCGCCTCGGAAGGCGTCGCGGGCATGGCGATCACGAAGCCCTTGCGGTTCGCCGCGTCGGGCAGATGGATCAGCATGGGACCCGACGGGAACGGGTCCGGCGCGCGTGCCGCGAGTCCTTCCTCCGAGATCGTGAAGAGGTTCCCGGGCTCGAGGCGGGAAGCGAGCCACGCCCCGTAGGAAAGCCACGCCGCCAACGTATCGTCGCCCCCCGCTACGCCTTCCACCTCCGACCGGTAGCGTGCAACGGCACGCTCGTAGGCTTCGCCGTCGCGCGTCTTCAACCGCAGGAGGAGTTGTCGGTAGAGGGGCTGTACGTCCTCGATCCCGTGCTCGGCCAGCGCCTGCGCGTAGGTCTCCGTCATCCCATCCTCTCCGTCCGCGTCGCCACGCGCGTCCGTTTTCACGGGTCCGCCACACTCACATGTTCCCGGGGCGTCCGCCCGCGGGGATCAGTCGTTATGGGCCAGTTCGTACTCCCGCTGCGCTCGCGTCCGTTCGCTCCCGAGCTTCGCGTCGCGTTTCTTCGCCGCGGCAAGCGACCGTTCCCTGCGGGCATCGGAGTGGACGCGCGGGAGGGAGATGAGTCGGTCCAGCTCCGCACTCCCGCATGAAGAGCACGCGGGCGTCATCGACCCCCTCACGAGGAGTTCGAACTCGTGTGAGCACTCGCGGCACCGGTACTCGTATATCGGCATGGACCCTCCAGTCGCGCGGTACTCCGCAGCATGCTTTTCAACGGTCCCGCGGGCAAGTCGCCGCCCGCCTCACGGATCCCCGGCGCGGTCTCCGCTTTGACAGACTCCGACCGCCGGTCGGATAATGCCGGATTGCCACCCGGATCCGCACCGAGAGAGACTCCATGCCATACGCATCGCGCACCTGCGCCCCCTCGACGATCGTACTCGCGCTCTTTGCGGCCGTACTCGCGCCGTCAGCGCCCGCCCATGCCCAGGACGGAGCGCGGGATGAAGACGCGCAGGCCGTCATCAACGCCCCCGGGCACCCGCTGCTCCAGGGGTTCCGGTGGCGGTCCATCGGCCCGACGGAGCAGGGCGGCCGCGTCGACGACCTCGCGGTCCACCCCGAGGACACGCGGATCTTCTACGTCGGCTTCGCGACCGGCGGCCTTTGGAAGACGACGAACAACGGGACGACCTTCGAATCGATCTTCGACAGCCACGAGACGCACTCCATCGGCGCCCTCGCCCTCGCGCCCTCCGATCCGGAAGTCCTCTACGTGGGCACGGGCGAGGCGAACAACCGGCAGAGTTCGTCCTTCGGTTACGGGGTCTACAAGAGCACCGACGGCGGCGCCACGTTCGCGCACATGGGACTCCGGGAGACGCAGAGCATCGCGCGCGTCCTCGTCCACCCGACGAATCCCGATGTCGTGTGGGTAGCCGCGGTCGGCCATCTCTTCGGCCCGAACGCCGCGCGCGGCGTCTTCAAGTCCAGCGACGGAGGGGAGAGCTGGCGCCACGTCCTCGCGGTGGATGAGGACACCGGCGCGACGGATCTCGTCATGGACCCGTCGAATCCCGACGTCCTGTTCGCCTCCACCTATCAGCGTCGACGCAACGTGTGCTGTTTCGTCGGCGGAGGGCCCGGAAGCGGAATCTGGCGGTCCGGGGACGGCGGAGAGAGCTGGTCGCCCGTCGAGGGAGGCGGCCTCCCCGCCGGCACGCTGGGCCGCATCGCGCTCGCCATGACGCCCGCCGATCCCGATGTCGTCTATGCCCAGATCGAAGTCGCCGCGGACCGGGAGACGCCGCTCTCCGAGGAGGAGCAGGACGAATGGCGACGGCTCGCGAGAGTCGATTCCCTCCCGCCCGACCCGCAATGGTCCGGGGTCTGGCGCTCGGCGGACAAGGGCCGCACGTGGGAGTTCCGGAGCAACGAGAACGGACGCCCCATGTACTTCAGCCAGATCCGCGTGTCCCCCGAGGATCCGGATCTCGTCTACACCGTGGATCAGCGGGTGTCGAAATCGCGCGACGGCGGCCGCACGTGGGAGGTGCTGAGCGGGTACGGTCACGTCGATCAGCACGCCGTCTGGATCGATCCGGCCGACCACGATCACCTCGTGATCGGCAACGACGGGTCGGTCGATGTGAGCTGGGACCAAGGCGAGACGTGGGAAGCGCTGCGGCCGTGGGCCGTCGGGCAGCCCTATCACGCCTCCGTGGACATGCGGCGCCCCTACTACGTGTGTACGGGCCTCCAGGACAACGGAAGCTGGTGCGGGCCGAGTTCCGTGCGCTCGGGGCCGATCCTCTCGGAGGACTGGTATCGCGTCGGCGGCGGGGACGGGTTCTACACGCAGGTGGACCCGACGGACCCGGCGATCGTGTTCGTCGAATCCCAGAACGGGCGGCTCCGGCGCGTGGATCTGCGCGAGGGCGTCACGCGCCCCATCACGCCCCAGGCTCCGGATGAGGAGGATCCGGCGGACACGAACATCGCCCCCGCCCCGTCGCCGGACACCGGGATCCGGTGGAACTGGAACACGCCCTTCCTCCTCTCCCCGCACAACCCGCGCACGCTGCACGCGGGCGGCAACCGCTTCTTCACGTCGCGCGACCGGGGAGAGACGTGGACGATGAGTCCGGACCTTTCGAAGGACATCGACCGGGACGCCGAGGTTCTGATGGGGGTGGCCAACCGCATCCCGCGATGCAACCAGTTCGAACGCGGGACAGAGTGCACCCTGTCGCGCAACGACGGCGTCTCGATGTGGGGCAGCATGACGTCCATCGCCGAGTCGCCCATCGTCCCGGGCCTTCTCTGGGCCGGGACCGACGACGGCAACATCCAGGTGAGCCGCGACGGCGGGGCGACGTGGACCGAGGTGAGCCGGAATCTCCCCGGAGGTACGACGCGGCACTACGTGTCCCGGGTGGAAGCCTCTCATGTGGACGCGGCGACCGCGTACGTCTCGATCGACGGGCACAAGAACGACGACCTGCGACCCTATGTGTACGTGACCCGCGACTACGGTGCGACGTGGGAGGACATCACGTCGAATCTGCCCTCGTTCGGAAACGTGAACACGGTCCGGCAGGACCCGCGGAATCCCCGCCTCCTCTATGTCGGCACGGAGTTCGGCTTCCACGTCTCGTTCGACGAGGGCGGCACGTGGCACGATTTCATGCCGGGCCTGCCCGTGGTCCGCATCGACGACGTGCTCGTCCACCCCCGCGAGAACGACCTCGTGCTCGCGACACACGGCCGCAGCATCTACGTGCTCGACGACGTCACGGCCCTCCAGGCGATGACTGACAGCATCCGGGCGAGCGACGCACACCTCTTCGACCCGCGTCCCGCCGTCCTCTGGAAGAACGACATTCAGCGCCGCCGCTCCCTCACGGGCGACAAGAACTGGACGGGCGAGAGCGCCCCCGCCGGTACGATGATCCAGTACTACCTGGGCTCTCCGGCCGACGTGTCGATCGAGGTCTCGGAACTCGCCACGGGGAGAGTTGTGCGCGACCTCGAGGGGACCGGCCGGCCGGGCCTGAACCGCGTCGCCTGGGATCTGCGCATGAACCCGGGCCTCCGGAATCAGGGCGGGGCCGGGCTGCCCGTGTCCCCGGGCATGTACCGCGTGACGCTGACGGTGGGGGAGGCCACGCGCTCGGCGCTCCTGGAGGTGCTGGAGGACCGCTGGCTGCAGGCGCCGTGAGACGGCGCGCGAGCCGTGGAGTCGGCTATCCGCCGGCCATCGAGTCGAGGAACTCCTGGTTCGTTTCCGTGCGCTGCAGCCGCTCGATCATGAACTGAATCGCCTCGGCCGGCGGCATGTCGGAGAGGAAGTTCCGCAGCAGGTACATCCGGTTGAGTTCGACCTCGTTCAAGAGGAGTTCCTCCTTGCGCGTGCTCGAGCGGTTGAGGTCGATCGCGGGGTAGATCCGCTTGTCGGAGATCTGGCGGTCCAGGAGAACCTCGCTGTTGCCCGTGCCCTTGAACTCCTCGAAGATGACCTCGTCCATCCGGCTGCCCGTCTCGATCAGGGCCGTCGCGATGATCGTGAGGCTGCCGCCCTCTTCGATGTTCCGGGCCGCGCCGAAGAAGCGCTTGGGCCTGTGGAGCGCGTTCGCATCCACGCCGCCGGAGAGGATCTTGCCCGAGTGGGGGACCGTCGTGTTGTAGGCCCGCGCGAGGCGCGTGATCGAGTCGAGGAGGACCACGACATCGTGCTGGTATTCGACGAGCCGCTTCGCCTTCTCGATCACCATCTCCGCCACCTGAGTGTGGCGGTCCGCGGGTTCATCGAAGGTGGATGAGATGATCTCTGCCGGAACGTTCTCCTCCATGTCCGTGACCTCTTCGGGCCGCTCGTCGATGAGGAGCACGATCACCTTCGCGTCCGGCTGGTTCTCCACGATCGCGTTCGCGATCTTCTGCAGCAGGATCGTCTTCCCGGCCTTGGGCGGCGAGACGATGAGGCTGCGCTGCCCCTTCCCGATCGGCGCGATGAGGTCGAGAATCCGCATCGACACGTCGCCGTCTTCCTGCTCGAGGACGAGCCGTTCCTCCGGATACCGCGGCCGCAGGTTGTCGAACGCGATCCGGTGCTTCGCCTTGTCCGGGTCCACGCCGTTCAGCGTCTCCACCTTCAGCAGGGCGAGGTAGCGCTCTCCCTCCTTCGGCGGCCGCACGCGGCCCTGGATGGTGTCTCCCGTCCGCATGTCGAAGCGCTTGATCTGCGACGGGGAGACGTAGATGTCGTCCGGGCCGTACAGGTAGTTCCAGTCCTGGCTCCTCAGAAAGCCGTAACCCTCCGGCAGAATCTCGAGGACGCCCTCGCCCCGGAGGACGATGTCGGAATCGAGGAGATTCTGCTCGATCCGAAAGATCAGGTCCTGTTTTCGAAGGCCCGAGAAGTTGTGAATGTCGAGTTCTTCGGCCATGTCATGAAGTTCGCCGATCGACTTCGACTTGAGTTCGGCGATGTCCATCGCCTTCCTCCGGAAGAGAGTGAGCCGGGCTGCAGCCATGCCGCGTGCGGCATGATCGGTTCGTGAGGTGTCCTGCTTGCGGCCGGGGGATGTGGTCCGAGGTGGACCCACCGACCATAATAGTGCCGCCGGGCACGGTCAAGGCGACCGCGCCTCAACGATCACTGCGACCCTCGAGCGCCGGATGGCCAGACACAATCGCGAAGGAAGGGGACTCGACCAGCTCGGCAATCTGTGGCGGATAAGCTATCAGCCCGACTGGTTCCGTTTGTTGAAGTTGTCGCGGCCGGTGCCCGGCGGGCGCCGCTCCTCCCGCACGCTGTGCCGCAATCCGGCGCGTACGGCGGACGCGGAACCCGGCCGATCCGTGCGGACGCGGATCACGGCTGCGGATGGGTCCGTCGACGTGGCGGTTTCCATCGAAGACCGCGACCAGGTCGTCGACCATGTCATCATCGGGATTCGCCGAAAGCGCGGCAGGAAGACGGAACTGCTCAAGTTCGCCGTCCACGGCGGCCTTCCGAAGCGGAGGATCTAGGAAGCCGCGGGCTGGAAGGCGCGGGCTAGAAGACGCGGACGCGCAGCCAGCGCGACGGGTTGTAGCCGAGATCTTCCGCCAGTCCGGCGGCCGCCGTGCGCAGGGCGGAGAGTTGACGTCGGACTTCCTCATCCATCAGCGCCCGGCCCGCCGTTCCCTCGCCGCGGTCCAGCCGCTCGGTGATCGCCGAGAGTCGCGACATCACCGCGTCCAGCGCGTCGAGCGTCGTTTCCAGATTCTGAACGGCGCTCGCCATTTGGGGCGCGGCCTCCCAGGTCGCGAGCCGTCCCTGCACCCGTCGCGCGGCCGCACTCACGAGCGTGTCCGTCGCGAGCCCGACGAGGGAGGAGCGCCGAAGATCTCGCTGGAGCAGTTCCTCCAGCGACTCGAGACTGCCTTGCAGTCCGGCCAGCGTGCCCGGATCCTCGCGAAAGCGGGCGAGCGAGCCCTGATCCGAACCCAGCACGTCCCGCGCCTCGGTGGCGTCGACTTCGAGCGTGCGCACCGCCTGTAGCAGCGAATCCGACAGCGCCATCACCGTCTCCGGATCGATCGGCGGACCGGAAGCTCGCAGCGTGTCCGCAAAATTCCAGGGGGGCGCGGAGCCCGAGCCCGGGTTCACGGAGAGGACGACGGGCGCCACGAGATCCGATGGCCGGACGTCCGCGGTGGCATCCGCCCGCAAGATGGGCTCGGCGACCCGGTCAATGACGGCGTCGATGATGACGTGGCTCTCGAACGGCCCATCGCGGTCGCTCTCCTCGGGAGGCTGGAAAGAGACCGACAGGACGCGCCCGACCGCCCTCCCCGCCACCCAGACCGCGGAACCCGGCCCGAGCCCCTCGGCCGAATGGGCGAGCGCCGTGATTCGCGGGCCCTCGAGCGTCGCGCGGACGATGAGCTCGATGACGGAGATTGCGGCCGAAAGGACGATCGCGCAGGCAATCAGGATCAGGCCCCGTCGGGCCCGGGTGCGCGCGGCGTCTGAAGTGAGGCCCGTCCGGATCATCCCTGAGCAGACCCACTTCCGGTCTCGGCGTCAAGGCGGGACCCGCCAGTTCGGGCGGTGGGGGAGATGCGGTTTGAGGCGACCTCCCCGTACCGGAGATTCGCGTGCCTTGTTGCGCCCTGCCGCGCCCATTCACGCATCACAAAGGAGAGGAACCATGTCGAGAACCGTGAACCGGGTCATTCTCGTCGGAAACGCCGGCAGCGACCCCGATGTGCGCGAGACCGCTTCCGGCACCGCCGTCGCACATCTGTCGCTCGCGACCAACCGCGTGTTTCGCAAGAACGGGGAGACCCAGCGTCGTACCGATTGGCACCGGCTCACGTTCTGGCGTCGTCAGGCCGAGACCGTCGGCGAGTATGTGCACAAGGGTTCGCGCCTCTACGTCGAGGGCCACCTCGAGTACGGGTCGTTCGAACGTGACGGAATCGCGATCCCCACCGTGGACGTGGTCGTGGAGGACATGGTGATGCTGGATCCGCGACCGGACGACGCGGCGGCCGACAGCGCCGAGCTTCCGCAGTAAACCTCGTGCACCGCGCCGCAATCGGCGAACCGTCGGAGACGCTCGCCGGCGCACTGGAGACCCGCCCCAGGAACGTGCATCTTCCCGTACGTGGGGCGGGTCCGTCGACCAAATCGAAGCGGAGGCATCCGATACAGACACACGATCCGGGGTTCCTGACCCTGTCGAATCTTCTGTCCCTGAGCCGCATACCGCTCGGCCTCGCCTTCATCGTGGTCTCGGACCCCGGCGTGATGGCCGTGCTCGTGGCCACGGCCGGCGCGACGGACGTCCTCGATGGGTTCATCGCCCGGGTTAGCGGGACGCGCTCCCAGGTCGGACTCCTGCTCGACCCGCTCTGCGACAAGCTCTTCGTCCTGCTCGCTCTCTCCGGCTTCCTGGCGGCGGGCGGGCTCGACGCGGTGTCGTTCCTGATCCTGATCCTCAGGGATCTCTATACCGCCGGGTGCTATCTCCTGGCCCGGCTGGTCTCCATCATCATCCCCTTCAGGCCCCGGTGGCCGGGAAAAATCGCGACCGGCCTGCAGTTTCTCACGCTGCTCGCCCTCATTTTCAACCCTCGGTATGTTCCCGCACTCGTTTTGCTCGTCGGCGCGACGTCGGCATGGGCGATCATCGATTACGGAACTCACTGCCTCCGGCGGAAGTGGAAGAGCGCGACCTGACGATCGCCGGATGGCTTGAACGGTTTGGGTTTGAAGAACGAAACGGTCGACATAACGATCATCGGCGGCGGTCCGACCGGACTCTACGGATCGTTCTACGCCGGTATGCGCGGCGTCTCGGCCCGCATCATTGATGTCCTCCCCGAACTCGGAGGTCAGCTGACGGCGCTGTACCCCGAGAAGGATGTCTTTGACGTCGCCGGCTTCCCCCGGGTGCTCGCCAAGGATCTCGCGCGGGAACTCGTCACGCAGGGCCTGCAGTTCGACGCGGAGGTCTGCCTCGAGGAGCGCGTCCTCGCACTCAATCCGGGAAACGGCGGCTTCGATCTTCGCACGAACAAGGGGCCGCGGCCCACGCGCACCGTCGTCATTGCCGGGGGCAAGGGCGCTTTCAAGAGCCGGACGCTGCGCGTGCCGGGGTGGGATGAGTTCCTGGACCGGGGCCTCGTGACGAACGTGAAAGACCCCGAGATGTTCCGCGGGAAACGCGTTCTCCTGGTCGGCGGGGGCGACTCCGCCTTCGACTGGAGTTGGGCGCTGCGCGAGATCGCCGGTGAACTCACGCATATCCACCGCACGAACCGCTATCGGGCCCACGAGAGCACGGTCGCGCAGGTCGAGGGTGCGCATGAACGGGGCGAACTCGAACTCCGTACCTTCTGCACCGTGACGGAGATCCACGGGGGCGACCGGGTCGAGGCCGCGACGATCCGGCACACGAAGACGAAGGAAACGGAGCGAATCGAGGTGGACGACGTCATCGCGCTGATCGGCTTCGTTCCGAACATCGGGCCGATCGCCGAATGGGGGCTCGAATTGCAGAAGAGGTGCGTTGTGGTGGACTCGCGCATGCGCACGAACATCCCCGGCGTTTATGCGGCAGGGGACATCGCCACCTACGACGGGAAGCTGGAATTGATCTCGACCGGTTTCGGAGAGGCCGCGATCGCGGTGAACAACGCGGTCCACCACATCGACCCGACCGCGAAGGTGAACCCGGGCCACTCGACCGACTACAAGGTCTTCAAGTAGCGGGAGCCACCCCGTTTCCTCCGCGCTCGACCCGCCGCCCGGCGAGTTCGATGAGGCGGGCGCCGGGTCCCGCGAGGTTCTCCCTCGCCCAGTCCCGCACATCCTCCTCGTGCGTGAAGAGGATGACCTGGGTAGAGCCCGCGAGCGCGTGCAGCGTCTGCAGCACCGCCTGTTTCCGGACCGCGTCGGACGCGCCCACGACATCGTCGAGGATGAGGGGGCACGTCTCGCCCTCCCGGGTGAGGTGCCGTGAGAGCGCGAACCTGAGCAGCAGGTAGATCTGCTCCGCGGTGCCGTGAGAGAGCAGTTCGGCGGAGCGCCAGCGCCCCCCCGGGGTCCGGACCTCGACGAGCAGATTCTCCGGGTCGATTCGGCATCCCGTGTAGCGGCCGTCCGTCACTCCGGGAAGCCATTCGAGGACCGTCCGCGTCAGAACGGGCGCGATGTCGCGCAGCACGCGCTCCTGCGCCTCTTCGAGGAATCCGATCGTGCAGTCCAGCGTGTCCTTGAGGCGGGCGATCCTCGCCTGTTTCCGCTCGGCCGCCGCCAGCGCGTCCTCCGCGTCGGCGACGCTGGGCAGATGGTGCTCACGTTCGGTGAGCTGGCCGCCGGCGCGCAGTACCTCCTCGCGGGCCGCCTCCGCTTCCCGCCTCAGATTTTCCAGCGTCTCCCCGGTCGGCCGCCCCGGCCGAGCTTTGACAAGGAGGTCCGCCCCGAGCCGGTCGACGAGCCCGCTGGCCCGGAGGCGGCGTTGCTCCACTTCGTCCGCGAATTCATCCAGCGTCCGCTCGCCGAGCAACTGTTGCAGGCGATCCCATGATTTGTTGCGTTCGCCGGCCTCCGCGAGCATCCGCTCCCGGCCCGCGCGCCACTCCTCCAGCGCGTCCGCCAGCTCCTCGGGGTCTTCGGCGGTCACGCCGATCTGCGACCCGGCTTCACGCAGCTTGTTTACGGCATCATCGGCCCGCTCCGACCGATGTGCGTGCCGCGTCTCCGCCGCCAGGCGCCTGGCCCGTTCGTCGCTCCACTCTCGGCGCTGCCCCGCGGTCCGCCGTTCGAGTTCATCCAACTCGCTCCGGGTGACGCCCCGGGTCCTCAACTCCGCGAGCGGGGCTCCGGCCGCATCCGCGAGGAGGGCATCGGCCGCGATGCGCAGCCGATCCGTCTCGGCGGCAAGTGCGTCGAAGGATGAACCGGCAAGCAGCCCCTGAAGCTCATCCCACTGCGAGCCCCGCCGCGCCGCCTCTTCCCTTCCGGCCTGCCGGGACTCGGCCTCGCGGCGCAGCGACTCCGCGAGCGCTCCCGGTTCCAGCGAACCCGCGTCCTCCCCGCCGGCGAATTCACGAAGGCGGTCGATCGCGTCGCGCCGGGTCCGCAGTTCGGCCGCGTACCGCCTGTGGGCCGAGCGTCCGGTCTCGAGTTCGCGGCGGAGACTGTCGCGCCGCACGTCCAGCGCGAGCGCGATCTCGGAGCCGTCGGCCCGCGTCCTCGCCAGTCGGTGAGACAGGACGCCTCCCGCCCCGACCGCGAACAGGATCAGCCCCGCGGAGCGCGACTCCGGCGCCAGCAGCGCGAGGACGAGACCTCCGATCGCCACGGCCGCCGAAAGAGCCAGCCACGCCGCGGCTCGCGCGGGCGAACGTCGCCGGGGGGCCGCCGGCCGCCTCTCTTCGAGATCGGCCAGATCCCCCTCGATTTCCTCCAACCTCCGCCCCGCGGGCGGCTCGACCTCGGAAAGCGACCCCCAAGCGCGGAGCGCGTCGCGGATCTCCGCCAGGCGCGCGTCCTCCTCCGGGGAAACCCGGGGGCCGCCCTCCGGGAAGAGCGCCTGCAGCTCACGTGCACCTGCAAGGCGAGCCTCCACTTTTGCGGCAGCGGCCTCCGCGACGACCGCCCGCGCGGCCGCCAGTTCCGCATCGGCTCCCTCGATCCTCTCCTCGATCTCTCGCGCCGAGGGCCCAGTCAGCTCCACCGGATCGGGGAGGTTGCGCCACGTCGTGAGCGCTTCGGTGACCGCCCGCGTGAGCCCGCCGCCCTCGGGGATCGGGTGGGGCGCCCCCTCGGGGAACTCCTCGTGCAGGGCCCGTGCCTCCCGCAGCCGCTCCGCGTGCGTCTCCGCCTCGGCGCCCGCGAGCGCGGCCTCCGCCGCCTCCACGCGGTGGCGGGCCTCCCTCGCCGCCCTCTCCAGCGTTTCGACCTCGGCGCGACGCTCCTGAAAGTCCTGGTGCGCCTCGCGGGCCGCCTCCAGAGCCTCGCGCGCCTCCGCGACCCGCCGCGCGGTCGTCATGAGCGGCTTCGTCGGAGCCCGGGTCGATCCGACGCGTTCCCGGAGAACCTCCTCGAGCCGCTGCAGCGCGGCGGCCGCGGTCTGGTCCACGCCCGCCGTCGCCGCGGCGCGCTGCATGTCCTCCTGCAGCGAT
This genomic interval from Candidatus Palauibacter polyketidifaciens contains the following:
- a CDS encoding CDP-alcohol phosphatidyltransferase family protein; amino-acid sequence: MHRAAIGEPSETLAGALETRPRNVHLPVRGAGPSTKSKRRHPIQTHDPGFLTLSNLLSLSRIPLGLAFIVVSDPGVMAVLVATAGATDVLDGFIARVSGTRSQVGLLLDPLCDKLFVLLALSGFLAAGGLDAVSFLILILRDLYTAGCYLLARLVSIIIPFRPRWPGKIATGLQFLTLLALIFNPRYVPALVLLVGATSAWAIIDYGTHCLRRKWKSAT
- a CDS encoding single-stranded DNA-binding protein, with product MSRTVNRVILVGNAGSDPDVRETASGTAVAHLSLATNRVFRKNGETQRRTDWHRLTFWRRQAETVGEYVHKGSRLYVEGHLEYGSFERDGIAIPTVDVVVEDMVMLDPRPDDAAADSAELPQ
- the rho gene encoding transcription termination factor Rho; translation: MDIAELKSKSIGELHDMAEELDIHNFSGLRKQDLIFRIEQNLLDSDIVLRGEGVLEILPEGYGFLRSQDWNYLYGPDDIYVSPSQIKRFDMRTGDTIQGRVRPPKEGERYLALLKVETLNGVDPDKAKHRIAFDNLRPRYPEERLVLEQEDGDVSMRILDLIAPIGKGQRSLIVSPPKAGKTILLQKIANAIVENQPDAKVIVLLIDERPEEVTDMEENVPAEIISSTFDEPADRHTQVAEMVIEKAKRLVEYQHDVVVLLDSITRLARAYNTTVPHSGKILSGGVDANALHRPKRFFGAARNIEEGGSLTIIATALIETGSRMDEVIFEEFKGTGNSEVLLDRQISDKRIYPAIDLNRSSTRKEELLLNEVELNRMYLLRNFLSDMPPAEAIQFMIERLQRTETNQEFLDSMAGG
- a CDS encoding NAD(P)/FAD-dependent oxidoreductase, whose translation is MKNETVDITIIGGGPTGLYGSFYAGMRGVSARIIDVLPELGGQLTALYPEKDVFDVAGFPRVLAKDLARELVTQGLQFDAEVCLEERVLALNPGNGGFDLRTNKGPRPTRTVVIAGGKGAFKSRTLRVPGWDEFLDRGLVTNVKDPEMFRGKRVLLVGGGDSAFDWSWALREIAGELTHIHRTNRYRAHESTVAQVEGAHERGELELRTFCTVTEIHGGDRVEAATIRHTKTKETERIEVDDVIALIGFVPNIGPIAEWGLELQKRCVVVDSRMRTNIPGVYAAGDIATYDGKLELISTGFGEAAIAVNNAVHHIDPTAKVNPGHSTDYKVFK
- a CDS encoding zinc ribbon domain-containing protein encodes the protein MPIYEYRCRECSHEFELLVRGSMTPACSSCGSAELDRLISLPRVHSDARRERSLAAAKKRDAKLGSERTRAQREYELAHND
- the gyrA gene encoding DNA gyrase subunit A, with product MTQGTLQHERIERRALEQEMRESFIDYSMSVIVQRALPDARDGLKPVHRRILYAMLEEGMRPSRPHKKSATVVGDVLGRYHPHGDGAVYDTIVRMVQDFSLRYPLIDGQGNFGSIDGDSAAAYRYTEVRMTPVAMDLLADIERDTVDTRPNFDGRLTEPVVLPCRLPHLLLNGSDGIAVGMATKIPPHNAGELLAAVDHLVANPHCDSDELLARLPGPDFPTGAYIQGRAGIESAYRTGRGRLDMRARVHLEEGRFGKSSLIVTELPYQVNKTRVIEQITKLVRAGRADAITDLRDESDRDGIRLVIELKRDAKPKKVLATLFKKTQLRYTFGVIMLALVDGKPEELDLRTVLGTWIDHRLSVIRRGAAHDLARARDRAHVVEGLRTALDEIDRVIDIIRGSKTPAGARKALLAAFSLTERQADAILAMRLVRLTGLERDRLAEELQALREEITRLTALVEDEAARRGFLRDEIRELARRYNDPRRTEILDDDAEFRLSKGGGGEAQLVLVSRGGYVKAQPAATGGGMAGAEVLSAREGDFARHAFLTRGAHTLLAITARGNAHALPVSALPRGTRSSRGRHVEEFIELELGDEIVALLAAETFADDRFLVIATRRGHVKRSALSEYANARSAGIIGARIARGDEVVAAFVTEGSSDLLFATRSGQAIRFPESVTRVMGRTARGVKAIDLARDDVVVAAAAPRADSDLLVATAAGYGKRIPFTEFKVQGRAGKGFTVLPERERTGGLVGFTEAHDADEVAWELSDGSVEATSAASVIRRSPREAGRPAVRLPAGVAVEAVHPMHSGRPARAGSPLRGEAGEDSQAEFEFEG
- a CDS encoding MlaD family protein produces the protein MIRTGLTSDAARTRARRGLILIACAIVLSAAISVIELIVRATLEGPRITALAHSAEGLGPGSAVWVAGRAVGRVLSVSFQPPEESDRDGPFESHVIIDAVIDRVAEPILRADATADVRPSDLVAPVVLSVNPGSGSAPPWNFADTLRASGPPIDPETVMALSDSLLQAVRTLEVDATEARDVLGSDQGSLARFREDPGTLAGLQGSLESLEELLQRDLRRSSLVGLATDTLVSAAARRVQGRLATWEAAPQMASAVQNLETTLDALDAVMSRLSAITERLDRGEGTAGRALMDEEVRRQLSALRTAAAGLAEDLGYNPSRWLRVRVF